One Festucalex cinctus isolate MCC-2025b chromosome 3, RoL_Fcin_1.0, whole genome shotgun sequence DNA window includes the following coding sequences:
- the nrg4 gene encoding pro-neuregulin-2, membrane-bound isoform isoform X1, whose product MDLLRPREGTMLRQRATPSPSPGRGSHRATVDRQGFFFFFSPSDFHPLPAITPGAPCARRGSQTGAVQMLRAGVQRVTTSARKQEHGVLCDAQDAAYCMNGGTCYKLATMDTLSCVCNDYYKGSRCEQFQLLLGSSDKEQAGLIVALVLVAILILVVFAVIVYFTYKMLKAKQQRKQSHIEYWKVKPRV is encoded by the exons ATGGACCTCCTCCGCCCGCGCGAGGGCACCATGCTTCGGCAGCGGGCGACGCCGTCACCGAGTCCGGGGAGAGGGTCCCATCGTGCGACGGTGGAtcgtcaaggtttttttttttttttttccccttcggaCTTCCACCCCCTCCCCGCGATCACACCGGGGGCTCCATGTGCACGAAGAGGCTCACAAACGGGAGCTGTCCAAATGCTGAGGGCGGGAGTCCAGCGAGTGACGACGTCGGCGAGGAAACAAG AACACGGAGTGCTATGTGACGCGCAGGATGCTGCCTACTGTATGAATGGCGGCACGTGCTATAAACTTGCCACGATGGACACACTTTCCTGTGT GTGCAACGACTACTACAAAGGAAGTCGATGTGAGCAGTTCCAACTGCTTCTTGGATCGTCCGACAAGGAGCAGGCGGGTTTAATTGTAGCGCTGGTCCTTGTTGCCATCCTCATCTTAGTGGTCTTTGCTGTTATTGTCTATTTTACATATAA GATGCTGAAAGCCAAGCAACAGAGGAAACAGAGTCACATAGAGTACTGGAAAGTAAAACCCAGAGTATGA
- the nrg4 gene encoding pro-neuregulin-4, membrane-bound isoform isoform X2 codes for MMAEHGVLCDAQDAAYCMNGGTCYKLATMDTLSCVCNDYYKGSRCEQFQLLLGSSDKEQAGLIVALVLVAILILVVFAVIVYFTYKMLKAKQQRKQSHIEYWKVKPRV; via the exons ATGATGGCAG AACACGGAGTGCTATGTGACGCGCAGGATGCTGCCTACTGTATGAATGGCGGCACGTGCTATAAACTTGCCACGATGGACACACTTTCCTGTGT GTGCAACGACTACTACAAAGGAAGTCGATGTGAGCAGTTCCAACTGCTTCTTGGATCGTCCGACAAGGAGCAGGCGGGTTTAATTGTAGCGCTGGTCCTTGTTGCCATCCTCATCTTAGTGGTCTTTGCTGTTATTGTCTATTTTACATATAA GATGCTGAAAGCCAAGCAACAGAGGAAACAGAGTCACATAGAGTACTGGAAAGTAAAACCCAGAGTATGA